A stretch of the Lolium perenne isolate Kyuss_39 chromosome 3, Kyuss_2.0, whole genome shotgun sequence genome encodes the following:
- the LOC127343305 gene encoding uncharacterized protein C57A7.06 isoform X1 has translation MAGPKPKPKERTKSLAPRASRGGRRGGRGGAGKSGERRSHGPHLPNKLRRELESLAPARDRGSDSDDEDDVVGEDVYEYEEGVPEEEARKNDRYDAVKTYEYDFDSDGSNADEDVPSDEGEDMEEDDDGDDDEEKQIRILKETTGMPREAFDGGKKKKQQQAQELPLQPAGGPVTIHDLMDDIQDKPGYSKIRKRVQQQEKKPMVVQAPMPKVKRDLLDRAATYKVHKHDISKWEGLVKSNREATTLYFENDLDLGQSTVGAIASKFEPRSTFEKQMAEVLRSTEIMEAHKNDGAKILELNKMDVEDVRERQNRLAKMRSLLFRHEMKAKRVKKIKSRTYHRLLKKDKRKASSADLEADPEAAEESAMKQEFKRAEERMTLKHKNNSKWAKRILKRGLSVQDEGTRDAITAQLQQHALLTRKMNSIKNDSSSSDESSDDDDEDDDGSNLEAKLLNRGKEKIRRVVEEDNAIPKSGVFSLPFMERAMKKRADATYEETRLDYEELEQSLRKLEDGNTEENVDSIKVTGKRTFGPVKRTHAEANKRPKLGDADRNSDSGYDSDCGQHFDSSEENKKADYANNKADDVQLGTALLDDEQQNDLFISFDDARKSPRTKTEIEVGILADNSWKKVKSSKANGDQNMKESKNKSKVQIPSAVDPNPLQLHNSDSDPEEEMVDGFLTIPDEKENYKLPSQADLIRQAFAGDDVEAEFENDKLEALNEENPEPEEPALVPGWGQWTDIQQKKGLPSWMVKEHEDAKRKREEALKRRKDAKLKNVIISEHVDKKAEKLLATNLPFPYTSKDVYENSIRMPLGPDFNPAISVSALNRPAIVKKPGVVIKPIQYEEINPHEKPDEPRRVIQRAKPNPSLKKTSAKQAKRTTSHPRN, from the exons ATGGCCGGACCGAAGCCTAAGCCGAAGGAGAGAACAAAATCCCTGGCCCCCAGGGCATCGCGCGGCGGCAGGAGGGGCGGCAGGGGTGGCGCGGGGAAGTCCGGGGAGAGGCGCAGCCACGGCCCCCATCTCCCCAACAAGCTGCGCCGGGAGCTCGAGTCGCTGGCGCCTGCCCGTGACCGAGGCTCCGACTCCGATGACGAGGATGACGTGGTGGGCGAGGACGTGTACGAGTACGAGGAGGGGGTGCCCGAGGAGGAGGCCCGCAAGAACGACCGCTACGACGCCGTCAAGACGTACGAGTACGATTTCGACAGCGACGGCTCCAATGCG GATGAGGACGTGCCTTCGGATGAAGGCGAGGAtatggaagaagatgatgacggGGATGACGATGAGGAGAAGCAGATAAGGATACTCAAGGAGACGACCGGAATGCCTAGAGAGGCGTTCGATG GgggcaagaagaagaagcagcagcAGGCACAAGAGCTACCTTTGCAGCCTGCAGGTGGTCCGGTAACAATTCATGATCTCATGGATGATATCCAGGATAAGCCTGGGTATAGCAAGATACGCAAGAGGGTCCAGCAGCAGGAGAAAAAGCCAATGGTCGTGCAGGCACCAATGCCCAAAGTCAAGAGGGACTTGCTGGACCGTGCTGCGACGTACAAGGTACACAAGCATGATATCAGCAAGTGGGAGGGGTTAGTGAAAAGCAACCGGGAAGCTACCACACTCTACTTTGAAAATGATTTAGACTTAGGTCAGAGTACTGTTGGGGCAATTGCTAGCAAATTCGAACCAAGGTCAACCTTTGAGAAACAGATGGCTGAGGTTCTACGCAGCACAGAAATTATGGAAGCGCACAAGAACGATGGTGCCAAAATCTTGGAACTTAACAAG ATGGATGTGGAAGATGTAAGAGAGCGTCAAAACCGTCTTGCTAAAATGCGCAGCCTTCTGTTTCGTCATGAGATGAAAGCAAAACGTGTGAAGAAGATTAAGTCTAGGACATATCATcggttgttgaagaaggacaaacgGAAAGCATCCTCAGCAGATCTGGAGGCAGATCCCGAAGCAGCAGAAGAGTCTGCTATGAAACAAGAATTTAAGCGTGCAGAG GAAAGGATGACACTCAAGCACAAGAATAATTCGAAATGGGCGAAGCGAATCTTGAAGCGAGGTTTGTCTGTTCAGGATGAAGGCACACGAGATGCTATTACTGCACAACTCCAACAACATGCTCTTCTTACTAGAAAAATGAATTCCATAAAAAACGATTCTAGTAGTAGTGATGAAAGTTCTGATGACGATGACGAAGACGATGATGGAAGCAACTTAGAAGCAAAGCTTCTGAACAGAGGGAAGGAAAAGATTCGTAGAGTTGTTGAAGAAGATAATGCGATTCCGAAGTCTGGAGTTTTTTCATTGCCTTTCATG GAGCGTGCGATGAAAAAGCGTGCAGATGCAACTTACGAGGAAACACGACTAGATTATGAAGAATTGGAGCAATCTCTGAGGAAATTGGAAGATGGCAACACCGAGGAGAATGTAGATTCCATCAAGGTGACGGGTAAGAGAACTTTTGGTCCTGTCAAAAGGACACATGCAGAGGCAAACAAGAGGCCTAAATTAGGGGATGCTGACAGGAACAGTGACAGTGGGTATGACTCTGACTGCGGTCAACATTTCGACAGCAGTGAAGAGAATAAGAAGGCAGACTATGCAAATAACAAggcagatgatgtccaacttgggaCCGCACTGCTCGATGATGAACAACAGAATGATCTATTCATA AGCTTTGATGACGCTAGAAAAAGCCCACGCACAAAGACAGAGATTGAAGTTGGGATCTTAGCTGATAATTCGTGGAAGAAG GTAAAAAGTAGCAAAGCAAATGGTGACCAAAATATGAAAGAGagtaaaaataaatccaaagtGCAGATCCCTTCAGCTGTGGATCCAAACCCTCTG CAGCTTCACAATTCTGATTCAGATCCCGAGGAAGAGATGGTTGACGGTTTCTTGACTATCCCTgatgaaaaggaaaattacaaactTCCATCACAAGCTGATCTTATTCGTCAAGCCTTTGCTGGGGATGATGTTGAAGCCGAGTTTGAGAATGACAAACTGGAAGCTTTAAATGAAGAGAATCCTGAACCTGAAGAACCTGCACTTGTTCCTGGTTGGGGACAATGGACTGACATACAACAGAAAAAAGGACTTCCTTCTTGGATGGTGAAAGAACATGAAGATGCCAAAAGGAAGAGGGAAGAAGCCTTAAAGAGGAGGAAAGATGCTAAGCTGAAAAACGTTATTATTTCTGAACATGTTGACAAGAAG GCCGAAAAGCTTTTAGCAACGAATCTTCCTTTCCCGTACACCTCAAAAGATGTGTATGAAAATAGCATACGTATGCCTCTTGGACCGGATTTCAACCCAGCAATATCAGTTTCTGCTCTCAACCGCCCCGCG ATTGTGAAGAAGCCTGGTGTTGTTATTAAGCCAATACAATATGAGGAGATTAATCCGCATGAGAAGCCTGATGAACCCAGAAGGGTCATTCAGAGAGCAAAACCGAATCCAAGCCTAAAGAAAACGTCTGCAAAACAAGCTAAGAGGACAACTTCACATCCGAGGAATTGA
- the LOC127343305 gene encoding uncharacterized protein C57A7.06 isoform X2, which yields MAGPKPKPKERTKSLAPRASRGGRRGGRGGAGKSGERRSHGPHLPNKLRRELESLAPARDRGSDSDDEDDVVGEDVYEYEEGVPEEEARKNDRYDAVKTYEYDFDSDGSNADEDVPSDEGEDMEEDDDGDDDEEKQIRILKETTGMPREAFDGGKKKKQQQAQELPLQPAGGPVTIHDLMDDIQDKPGYSKIRKRVQQQEKKPMVVQAPMPKVKRDLLDRAATYKVHKHDISKWEGLVKSNREATTLYFENDLDLGQSTVGAIASKFEPRSTFEKQMAEVLRSTEIMEAHKNDGAKILELNKMDVEDVRERQNRLAKMRSLLFRHEMKAKRVKKIKSRTYHRLLKKDKRKASSADLEADPEAAEESAMKQEFKRAEERMTLKHKNNSKWAKRILKRGLSVQDEGTRDAITAQLQQHALLTRKMNSIKNDSSSSDESSDDDDEDDDGSNLEAKLLNRGKEKIRRVVEEDNAIPKSGVFSLPFMERAMKKRADATYEETRLDYEELEQSLRKLEDGNTEENVDSIKVTGKRTFGPVKRTHAEANKRPKLGDADRNSDSGYDSDCGQHFDSSEENKKADYANNKADDVQLGTALLDDEQQNDLFISFDDARKSPRTKTEIEVGILADNSWKKVKSSKANGDQNMKESKNKSKVQIPSAVDPNPLLHNSDSDPEEEMVDGFLTIPDEKENYKLPSQADLIRQAFAGDDVEAEFENDKLEALNEENPEPEEPALVPGWGQWTDIQQKKGLPSWMVKEHEDAKRKREEALKRRKDAKLKNVIISEHVDKKAEKLLATNLPFPYTSKDVYENSIRMPLGPDFNPAISVSALNRPAIVKKPGVVIKPIQYEEINPHEKPDEPRRVIQRAKPNPSLKKTSAKQAKRTTSHPRN from the exons ATGGCCGGACCGAAGCCTAAGCCGAAGGAGAGAACAAAATCCCTGGCCCCCAGGGCATCGCGCGGCGGCAGGAGGGGCGGCAGGGGTGGCGCGGGGAAGTCCGGGGAGAGGCGCAGCCACGGCCCCCATCTCCCCAACAAGCTGCGCCGGGAGCTCGAGTCGCTGGCGCCTGCCCGTGACCGAGGCTCCGACTCCGATGACGAGGATGACGTGGTGGGCGAGGACGTGTACGAGTACGAGGAGGGGGTGCCCGAGGAGGAGGCCCGCAAGAACGACCGCTACGACGCCGTCAAGACGTACGAGTACGATTTCGACAGCGACGGCTCCAATGCG GATGAGGACGTGCCTTCGGATGAAGGCGAGGAtatggaagaagatgatgacggGGATGACGATGAGGAGAAGCAGATAAGGATACTCAAGGAGACGACCGGAATGCCTAGAGAGGCGTTCGATG GgggcaagaagaagaagcagcagcAGGCACAAGAGCTACCTTTGCAGCCTGCAGGTGGTCCGGTAACAATTCATGATCTCATGGATGATATCCAGGATAAGCCTGGGTATAGCAAGATACGCAAGAGGGTCCAGCAGCAGGAGAAAAAGCCAATGGTCGTGCAGGCACCAATGCCCAAAGTCAAGAGGGACTTGCTGGACCGTGCTGCGACGTACAAGGTACACAAGCATGATATCAGCAAGTGGGAGGGGTTAGTGAAAAGCAACCGGGAAGCTACCACACTCTACTTTGAAAATGATTTAGACTTAGGTCAGAGTACTGTTGGGGCAATTGCTAGCAAATTCGAACCAAGGTCAACCTTTGAGAAACAGATGGCTGAGGTTCTACGCAGCACAGAAATTATGGAAGCGCACAAGAACGATGGTGCCAAAATCTTGGAACTTAACAAG ATGGATGTGGAAGATGTAAGAGAGCGTCAAAACCGTCTTGCTAAAATGCGCAGCCTTCTGTTTCGTCATGAGATGAAAGCAAAACGTGTGAAGAAGATTAAGTCTAGGACATATCATcggttgttgaagaaggacaaacgGAAAGCATCCTCAGCAGATCTGGAGGCAGATCCCGAAGCAGCAGAAGAGTCTGCTATGAAACAAGAATTTAAGCGTGCAGAG GAAAGGATGACACTCAAGCACAAGAATAATTCGAAATGGGCGAAGCGAATCTTGAAGCGAGGTTTGTCTGTTCAGGATGAAGGCACACGAGATGCTATTACTGCACAACTCCAACAACATGCTCTTCTTACTAGAAAAATGAATTCCATAAAAAACGATTCTAGTAGTAGTGATGAAAGTTCTGATGACGATGACGAAGACGATGATGGAAGCAACTTAGAAGCAAAGCTTCTGAACAGAGGGAAGGAAAAGATTCGTAGAGTTGTTGAAGAAGATAATGCGATTCCGAAGTCTGGAGTTTTTTCATTGCCTTTCATG GAGCGTGCGATGAAAAAGCGTGCAGATGCAACTTACGAGGAAACACGACTAGATTATGAAGAATTGGAGCAATCTCTGAGGAAATTGGAAGATGGCAACACCGAGGAGAATGTAGATTCCATCAAGGTGACGGGTAAGAGAACTTTTGGTCCTGTCAAAAGGACACATGCAGAGGCAAACAAGAGGCCTAAATTAGGGGATGCTGACAGGAACAGTGACAGTGGGTATGACTCTGACTGCGGTCAACATTTCGACAGCAGTGAAGAGAATAAGAAGGCAGACTATGCAAATAACAAggcagatgatgtccaacttgggaCCGCACTGCTCGATGATGAACAACAGAATGATCTATTCATA AGCTTTGATGACGCTAGAAAAAGCCCACGCACAAAGACAGAGATTGAAGTTGGGATCTTAGCTGATAATTCGTGGAAGAAG GTAAAAAGTAGCAAAGCAAATGGTGACCAAAATATGAAAGAGagtaaaaataaatccaaagtGCAGATCCCTTCAGCTGTGGATCCAAACCCTCTG CTTCACAATTCTGATTCAGATCCCGAGGAAGAGATGGTTGACGGTTTCTTGACTATCCCTgatgaaaaggaaaattacaaactTCCATCACAAGCTGATCTTATTCGTCAAGCCTTTGCTGGGGATGATGTTGAAGCCGAGTTTGAGAATGACAAACTGGAAGCTTTAAATGAAGAGAATCCTGAACCTGAAGAACCTGCACTTGTTCCTGGTTGGGGACAATGGACTGACATACAACAGAAAAAAGGACTTCCTTCTTGGATGGTGAAAGAACATGAAGATGCCAAAAGGAAGAGGGAAGAAGCCTTAAAGAGGAGGAAAGATGCTAAGCTGAAAAACGTTATTATTTCTGAACATGTTGACAAGAAG GCCGAAAAGCTTTTAGCAACGAATCTTCCTTTCCCGTACACCTCAAAAGATGTGTATGAAAATAGCATACGTATGCCTCTTGGACCGGATTTCAACCCAGCAATATCAGTTTCTGCTCTCAACCGCCCCGCG ATTGTGAAGAAGCCTGGTGTTGTTATTAAGCCAATACAATATGAGGAGATTAATCCGCATGAGAAGCCTGATGAACCCAGAAGGGTCATTCAGAGAGCAAAACCGAATCCAAGCCTAAAGAAAACGTCTGCAAAACAAGCTAAGAGGACAACTTCACATCCGAGGAATTGA